Proteins encoded by one window of Crassostrea angulata isolate pt1a10 chromosome 9, ASM2561291v2, whole genome shotgun sequence:
- the LOC128163223 gene encoding soluble guanylate cyclase gcy-35-like isoform X1 codes for MHGHVHLCLREMVLKKYGEEVWQAVLKEASLDDDNDFMLFHYYDDKRTISLVVAISNNTGLDVSGVLESYGHYFYFYSTSCGYDRMLRTLGKDFHTFVQNLDLLHSLLALTYKGMRPPHFRCEKKDGKLFVHVFTVRPGMYPAAIGMLTEVALQIFGTRISMTVVTRKTGEIFKQKYCEHVITEVKVLEEQKIAAFTGEDQLMKNHVESKLQQLAHARENNVVAVPEISLNTALPFSVVFDKNMFIQSAGLHLKTLCNEIQEEGAKINDIFEIKEPEMKFEYDAIMSCNSSYMYFFLQPKVKTLNGSPPKSDCPVLRGHMVPLEEKEEIMFIGTPHFDSLGDLISSTTYLTNIPQDNMTMEIMFMNEQRRADVEMSKKLDQTTADMKKLAAALDQEKKKTDMLLYQMLPVKVANQLREGRTVEAGNTKKHGNVTILFSDIVTFTNMAALCHPMDIVKLLNDLFQRFDQLTTKHDIYKVETIGDAYMVVSGVPEARDDHAIRMSNMGLDMIQDTNHVINPVSQKCIQIRVGIHTGPVVSGVVGTKMPRYCLFGDTVNTASRMESHGLPGRVHISDTTYNQIRNVGYILERRGGVDIKGKGIMDTYFLNGVSDDFNPSRITNNSDIIKTSTEPKQLEEKSPAATVAPTVTEPKSSSFCSVM; via the exons ATG CACGGCCACGTTCATCTGTGTCTTCGTGAGATGGTTTTAAAGAAGTATGGAGAAGAAGTCTGGCAGGCTGTTCT TAAAGAGGCCTCCCTTGACGATGACAACGATTTCATGTTGTTCCATTACTACGACGATAAAAGAACGATTAGCCTGGTTGTCGCCATTTCAAATAACACAG GGTTAGACGTAAGTGGTGTGTTGGAGTCATATGGACACTACTTCTACTTTTACTCAACAAGTTGTGGATACGACCGGATGTTGCGCACTCTTGGGAAAGATTTTCATACATTTGTGCAGAATTTGGATCTTCTACACTCCCTTTTGGCCTTAACCTACAAAGGCATGAGACCTCCTCACTTCCG ATGTGAAAAAAAAGATGGGAAGTTGTTTGTACACGTGTTTACCGTACGACCGGGAATGTATCCGGCGGCCATTG gaaTGTTAACTGAAGTTGCACTGCAAATTTTCGGAACTCGAATCAGCATGACAGTTGTTACAAGGAAAACGGGGgagatatttaaacaaaaatattgtgaaCATGTAATCACTGAAGTTAAGGTTCTTGAGGAACAAAAGATTGCAGCTTTTACTGGAGAGGACCAACTCATGAAAAATCACGTAGAAAGCAAACTTCAGCAACTCGCGCATGCGCGTGAAAACAACGTGGTGGCGGTTCCCGAAATCAGTTTAAATACAGCTTTACCGTTTAGTGTCGTTTTTGACAAAAACATGTTCATTCAAAGTGCGGGCTTGCACTTGAAAACCCTTTGTAATGAAATTCAAGAAGAAGgagcaaaaataaatgacaTCTTTGAGATTAAAGAACCTGAGATGAAGTTTGAATATGACGCTATCATGAGTTGTAAcagttcatacatgtattttttcttgcaACCAAAAGTAAAGACTCTCAATGGATCTCCCCCGAAATCAGACTGTCCTGTTCTACGGG GTCACATGGTTCCTTTGGAGGAGAAGGAGGAGATAATGTTTATAGGCACGCCTCATTTTGACAGCCTAGGGGATCTGATCTCCTCCACGACGTACCTCACAAACATTCCTCAAGACAACATGACCATGGAAATCATGTTCATGAACGAACAAAGACGAGCGGATGTTGAGATGAG taagaAGTTGGACCAAACCACAGCTGACATGAAGAAACTAGCGGCGGCTCTTGACCAGGAGAAGAAGAAGACAGACATGTTGCTGTATCAGATGCTTCCGGTGAAAGTAGCCAATCAGCTAAGAGAGGGTCGGACGGTGGAAGCAGGTAATACTA AGAAACACGGAAATGTGACCATCCTTTTTAGCGATATAGTTACGTTCACAAACATGGCAGCACTGTGCCATCCTATGGACATAGTCAAACTTCTGAATGATTTGTTTCAACGGTTTGATCAGCTCACAACAAAACACGACATTTATAAA GTGGAAACAATTGGTGATGCCTACATGGTTGTATCAGGAGTTCCGGAAGCCAGAGATGACCATGCCATCAGGATGTCAAATATGGGCCTCGATATGATTCAGGATACAAATCACGTGATCAATCCTGTATCACAGAAATGTATTCAA ATCCGAGTGGGCATCCATACTGGGCCGGTGGTGTCGGGTGTGGTGGGCACAAAGATGCCCAGATACTGTCTCTTTGGTGACACCGTAAACACAGCTTCGCGCATGGAAAGTCATGGACTTCCGGGTCGGGTTCATATCAGTGATACTACATACAA TCAAATTCGAAACGTGGGTTATATTCTTGAGAGAAGAGGTGGTGTAGATATAAAGGGGAAAGGAATTATGGACACATACTTTCTGAATGGAGTATCGGACGATTTTAATCCGAGCCGGATAACTAATAATTCGGATATCATCAAGACGTCCACTGAGCCGAAACAGTTAGAGGAGAAGTCCCCGGCTGCAACAGTAGCACCGACTGTTACAGAGCCCAAATCTTCCTCTTTTTGCTCTGTAATGTGA
- the LOC128162418 gene encoding uncharacterized protein LOC128162418 → MLRSKRKSKSPYARPNAHPALRALNPATTATQTQAGPSRPTQAAVQFVSTQPQNQEHQLPVDDPTTSEQTAVPLPSIAPSIPLSTSGENPLISISDELGVHVPQTIKDKIWSKQYIDLSKIINSETVDTSAQDSHKFSIVEGQLVIEPKTKTNKITSINTWLDAFLIFSSIYLARHPSDIQGILKYIHTIRLGYSRNINGNWIEYDRQFRLKMSKNTSISFGSIDAELWLLYMQAQVQQAPQQSKSSLKCFDYNFKGSCPKPQCSFQHICMHCNKSHPRMHCWSYQSTQTQVIRSPPPNPAHQNFAPQNYTNFRPLRPRHYQLPRPRFHAPRFNPN, encoded by the coding sequence ATGTTGAGGTCTAAAAGAAAGAGCAAGTCACCGTACGCCAGGCCAAATGCTCATCCGGCTCTCAGGGCCCTTAATCCGGCAACCACAGCCACCCAAACCCAAGCAGGCCCGAGCAGGCCCACGCAGGCAGCGGTCCAGTTTGTGTCCACTCAACCTCAAAATCAAGAGCATCAGCTACCAGTCGATGATCCCACAACCAGTGAGCAGACTGCAGTACCGCTACCTTCCATAGCGCCATCAATCCCTCTATCAACTTCAGGTGAAAACCCTTTAATAAGCATTTCTGATGAGCTTGGGGTTCATGTCCCTCAAACCATCAAAGATAAAATATGGTCAAAACAATACATTGATCTGTCAAAAATCATCAATTCAGAAACAGTTGATACATCCGCTCAGGATTCGCACAAATTTTCCATAGTTGAGGGTCAGTTAGTTATTGAACCAAAAACTAAAACTAACAAAATTACATCAATTAACACCTGGCTTGATGCATTTTTGATTTTCTCAAGCATATACCTGGCTAGACACCCATCAGACATACAGGGTATCTTGAAATATATCCACACAATACGTTTAGGATATAGCCGTAATATAAATGGCAATTGGATTGAATACGACAGACAGTTTCGtctcaaaatgtcaaaaaacacATCAATTTCATTTGGCTCTATCGATGCGGAGTTATGGTTATTGTATATGCAGGCTCAAGTTCAACAAGCTCCACAACAGTCAAAATCGTCACTcaaatgttttgattataaCTTTAAAGGTTCCTGTCCCAAACCCCAGTGTTCATTCCAGCATATATGCATGCATTGCAACAAGTCACACCCACGCATGCATTGTTGGTCCTATCAGTCGACCCAGACCCAAGTCATCAGATCCCCCCCTCCAAATCCAGCACACCAAAATTTTGCCCCGCAAAATTACACCAATTTTCGTCCCTTACGCCCAAGGCATTATCAGCTACCAAGACCAAGATTTCATGCACCTAGGTTCAACCCCAATTAA
- the LOC128163223 gene encoding soluble guanylate cyclase gcy-35-like isoform X2 translates to MHGHVHLCLREMVLKKYGEEVWQAVLKEASLDDDNDFMLFHYYDDKRTISLVVAISNNTGLDVSGVLESYGHYFYFYSTSCGYDRMLRTLGKDFHTFVQNLDLLHSLLALTYKGMRPPHFRCEKKDGKLFVHVFTVRPGMYPAAIGMLTEVALQIFGTRISMTVVTRKTGEIFKQKYCEHVITEVKVLEEQKIAAFTGEDQLMKNHVESKLQQLAHARENNVVAVPEISLNTALPFSVVFDKNMFIQSAGLHLKTLCNEIQEEGAKINDIFEIKEPEMKFEYDAIMSCNSSYMYFFLQPKVKTLNGSPPKSDCPVLRGHMVPLEEKEEIMFIGTPHFDSLGDLISSTTYLTNIPQDNMTMEIMFMNEQRRADVEMSKKLDQTTADMKKLAAALDQEKKKTDMLLYQMLPVKVANQLREGRTVEAEKHGNVTILFSDIVTFTNMAALCHPMDIVKLLNDLFQRFDQLTTKHDIYKVETIGDAYMVVSGVPEARDDHAIRMSNMGLDMIQDTNHVINPVSQKCIQIRVGIHTGPVVSGVVGTKMPRYCLFGDTVNTASRMESHGLPGRVHISDTTYNQIRNVGYILERRGGVDIKGKGIMDTYFLNGVSDDFNPSRITNNSDIIKTSTEPKQLEEKSPAATVAPTVTEPKSSSFCSVM, encoded by the exons ATG CACGGCCACGTTCATCTGTGTCTTCGTGAGATGGTTTTAAAGAAGTATGGAGAAGAAGTCTGGCAGGCTGTTCT TAAAGAGGCCTCCCTTGACGATGACAACGATTTCATGTTGTTCCATTACTACGACGATAAAAGAACGATTAGCCTGGTTGTCGCCATTTCAAATAACACAG GGTTAGACGTAAGTGGTGTGTTGGAGTCATATGGACACTACTTCTACTTTTACTCAACAAGTTGTGGATACGACCGGATGTTGCGCACTCTTGGGAAAGATTTTCATACATTTGTGCAGAATTTGGATCTTCTACACTCCCTTTTGGCCTTAACCTACAAAGGCATGAGACCTCCTCACTTCCG ATGTGAAAAAAAAGATGGGAAGTTGTTTGTACACGTGTTTACCGTACGACCGGGAATGTATCCGGCGGCCATTG gaaTGTTAACTGAAGTTGCACTGCAAATTTTCGGAACTCGAATCAGCATGACAGTTGTTACAAGGAAAACGGGGgagatatttaaacaaaaatattgtgaaCATGTAATCACTGAAGTTAAGGTTCTTGAGGAACAAAAGATTGCAGCTTTTACTGGAGAGGACCAACTCATGAAAAATCACGTAGAAAGCAAACTTCAGCAACTCGCGCATGCGCGTGAAAACAACGTGGTGGCGGTTCCCGAAATCAGTTTAAATACAGCTTTACCGTTTAGTGTCGTTTTTGACAAAAACATGTTCATTCAAAGTGCGGGCTTGCACTTGAAAACCCTTTGTAATGAAATTCAAGAAGAAGgagcaaaaataaatgacaTCTTTGAGATTAAAGAACCTGAGATGAAGTTTGAATATGACGCTATCATGAGTTGTAAcagttcatacatgtattttttcttgcaACCAAAAGTAAAGACTCTCAATGGATCTCCCCCGAAATCAGACTGTCCTGTTCTACGGG GTCACATGGTTCCTTTGGAGGAGAAGGAGGAGATAATGTTTATAGGCACGCCTCATTTTGACAGCCTAGGGGATCTGATCTCCTCCACGACGTACCTCACAAACATTCCTCAAGACAACATGACCATGGAAATCATGTTCATGAACGAACAAAGACGAGCGGATGTTGAGATGAG taagaAGTTGGACCAAACCACAGCTGACATGAAGAAACTAGCGGCGGCTCTTGACCAGGAGAAGAAGAAGACAGACATGTTGCTGTATCAGATGCTTCCGGTGAAAGTAGCCAATCAGCTAAGAGAGGGTCGGACGGTGGAAGCAG AGAAACACGGAAATGTGACCATCCTTTTTAGCGATATAGTTACGTTCACAAACATGGCAGCACTGTGCCATCCTATGGACATAGTCAAACTTCTGAATGATTTGTTTCAACGGTTTGATCAGCTCACAACAAAACACGACATTTATAAA GTGGAAACAATTGGTGATGCCTACATGGTTGTATCAGGAGTTCCGGAAGCCAGAGATGACCATGCCATCAGGATGTCAAATATGGGCCTCGATATGATTCAGGATACAAATCACGTGATCAATCCTGTATCACAGAAATGTATTCAA ATCCGAGTGGGCATCCATACTGGGCCGGTGGTGTCGGGTGTGGTGGGCACAAAGATGCCCAGATACTGTCTCTTTGGTGACACCGTAAACACAGCTTCGCGCATGGAAAGTCATGGACTTCCGGGTCGGGTTCATATCAGTGATACTACATACAA TCAAATTCGAAACGTGGGTTATATTCTTGAGAGAAGAGGTGGTGTAGATATAAAGGGGAAAGGAATTATGGACACATACTTTCTGAATGGAGTATCGGACGATTTTAATCCGAGCCGGATAACTAATAATTCGGATATCATCAAGACGTCCACTGAGCCGAAACAGTTAGAGGAGAAGTCCCCGGCTGCAACAGTAGCACCGACTGTTACAGAGCCCAAATCTTCCTCTTTTTGCTCTGTAATGTGA